A window of the Gemmatimonadaceae bacterium genome harbors these coding sequences:
- a CDS encoding SH3 domain-containing protein, with amino-acid sequence MSRTLARHVVRALLVALAMVPMARAIAQPSPTAITDRLRTKYLRPIDFHAAIFPDTVWVGQQATYQVAVLLNADARSRLRRNPEFLPPELRGLLAYELGAPQRVPPRSYGTDTYEAHVFQRALFAVAPGTVIVPAPQLTYSLPQSSSYFSREERYTVAAESLKIVVKPLPAAGKPADFSGAIGAFRLTTKLDATAARMGDPLILTVRVEGIGNVKLLPRPTVEVSWASTVAGTERVQVDSSAAYIRGAKEFDYILTPTQAGAAVLPVVRYPYFDPFKGQYAVATSAPVDLTIADGSVAGTGAPADGEESDLLPLRTWRQQQATRLTTLPDWLTLGALGLAVLLPLAALADGLQRRIGSRDAITSASGSTGVREPVAPEPITPESTARLVRRTLFAALAPRLQVAPADLVARSDLQRVLRRRGVTRETTRDMLAFVDQLAELGFGPVDAGAAARASAASDLEGRANALLQRVSAEAVPHGRTRLWSRRLRRASAGIILLLAAVGTAAREAHSQDTTVRVSERSSASTTDLVDHGEATAAYTARRFPRAAQRYAELVARRPDDVDLLVNWGTAAWAANDTVAAVVAWQRAARLDPLAPDIQERIAMLPAGARSGIADVPMIPVLPLAALALLAWLLGWSLWLWGGSRAARADGDTPWRVAAIVLLLGGLTAAGAAAWGVRALDDRALAVVRRPETLRVGPSPDANPMGGAATGDVVKVIDVRQGWEQIEHADGRRGWIPAARLVTLANPLLDIDRSR; translated from the coding sequence GTGAGCCGCACGCTCGCCCGCCACGTCGTGCGCGCACTGCTGGTCGCCCTCGCGATGGTGCCCATGGCGCGCGCGATCGCGCAGCCATCGCCCACGGCGATTACCGACCGTCTGCGCACGAAGTACCTGCGTCCCATCGACTTTCACGCCGCCATCTTCCCCGATACGGTGTGGGTCGGACAACAGGCCACGTATCAGGTTGCGGTCCTCCTCAACGCCGACGCGCGCAGTCGCCTGCGGCGCAATCCGGAGTTTCTCCCTCCCGAACTGCGTGGGCTGCTCGCCTATGAGCTCGGCGCGCCGCAACGCGTCCCGCCGCGCTCCTACGGAACGGACACCTACGAGGCGCACGTCTTTCAGCGCGCGCTCTTTGCCGTCGCGCCCGGCACGGTCATCGTGCCGGCGCCGCAGCTCACGTATAGCCTGCCGCAGTCCTCGAGCTATTTCAGCCGCGAGGAGCGCTACACCGTCGCGGCCGAAAGTCTCAAGATCGTCGTCAAGCCGCTCCCCGCGGCGGGAAAGCCAGCGGACTTTTCCGGCGCGATCGGGGCATTCCGGCTCACCACGAAGCTCGATGCCACCGCGGCGCGCATGGGCGATCCGCTGATCCTCACCGTGCGCGTGGAGGGCATCGGCAACGTGAAGCTGCTGCCGCGCCCCACGGTCGAGGTGAGCTGGGCCTCGACCGTGGCCGGCACCGAACGGGTGCAGGTGGATAGCAGCGCCGCCTACATTCGCGGCGCCAAGGAATTCGATTACATCCTGACGCCCACCCAGGCCGGCGCCGCGGTGCTGCCGGTCGTGCGCTATCCCTACTTCGATCCCTTCAAGGGGCAGTACGCCGTCGCCACATCGGCGCCGGTGGATCTCACCATCGCCGACGGATCCGTCGCTGGCACCGGTGCGCCCGCCGATGGCGAGGAGTCGGACCTGTTGCCGCTGCGCACGTGGCGGCAGCAGCAGGCCACCCGCCTCACGACCCTCCCCGACTGGCTCACGCTCGGCGCGTTGGGGCTCGCCGTGCTGCTGCCGCTCGCGGCACTGGCGGATGGCTTGCAGCGCCGCATCGGCAGTCGCGACGCCATCACGTCGGCCTCCGGGAGCACCGGCGTCCGAGAACCCGTGGCGCCCGAACCGATCACTCCCGAGTCCACCGCGCGGCTCGTCCGTCGCACCCTGTTCGCGGCGCTCGCCCCGCGACTGCAGGTTGCGCCGGCCGATCTGGTCGCCCGCAGCGATTTGCAGCGCGTGCTGCGCCGGCGCGGTGTAACGCGCGAGACCACGCGCGACATGCTGGCCTTTGTCGATCAGCTGGCGGAATTGGGCTTTGGCCCGGTAGATGCCGGGGCCGCCGCGCGTGCGTCGGCCGCGAGTGATCTCGAGGGGCGCGCAAATGCGCTACTCCAGCGCGTCAGCGCCGAAGCCGTCCCGCACGGGCGCACGCGCCTGTGGTCACGTCGACTTCGACGCGCGAGCGCCGGTATCATTCTGCTGCTCGCCGCCGTTGGGACGGCCGCGCGCGAGGCGCACTCGCAGGACACGACCGTGCGCGTGTCCGAGCGCAGCTCGGCCAGCACGACCGATCTCGTCGACCATGGGGAAGCCACCGCCGCCTACACGGCGCGCCGCTTCCCGCGGGCCGCCCAGCGCTATGCGGAGCTGGTCGCGCGTCGACCCGATGATGTGGACCTCCTCGTGAACTGGGGGACGGCCGCCTGGGCCGCGAACGATACCGTGGCCGCCGTCGTCGCCTGGCAGCGCGCCGCTCGCCTCGATCCGCTCGCACCGGATATTCAGGAGCGAATCGCCATGCTGCCGGCCGGCGCACGCAGCGGCATCGCCGACGTCCCCATGATTCCCGTGCTCCCGTTGGCTGCACTCGCGCTCCTGGCGTGGCTGCTTGGCTGGAGTCTGTGGTTGTGGGGAGGCAGCCGGGCGGCACGAGCCGACGGCGACACGCCGTGGCGCGTGGCGGCGATCGTGCTGCTCCTCGGTGGCCTGACTGCCGCAGGTGCCGCCGCCTGGGGCGTCCGGGCGCTCGATGATCGCGCGCTCGCCGTGGTGAGACGTCCCGAAACGCTGCGCGTCGGCCCCTCACCGGATGCTAATCCGATGGGCGGCGCCGCCACCGGCGACGTGGTGAAGGTGATCGATGTGCGACAGGGATGGGAACAGATCGAGCACGCCGATGGACGGCGCGGGTGGATCCCCGCCGCACGTCTGGTCACGCTCGCCAACCCACTCCTCGATATCGATCGCTCGCGGTAA
- a CDS encoding VWA domain-containing protein, with protein MNLTLPNLPPLVFDAPWLLIAAVLLPLAVWALRRTQAKQRALRLARFAEAPALSRLVVQETGPERARTRRLVFAALLCGVALAGPRWGLARGPMSSRGIDMAIAIDASLSMMAPDERPSRLERVKQEVRRLRAMSQADRVALIAFAGRSYILTPLTSDDGALELFLDNLDPSVVGQAGSAISRAIRQGTELLLASDGSADRALVVLSDGESFESPEDVVAASTEAGEKGISLVTVGFGTTQGSTIPIRDGSVVRQKEDEEGHIVITKYTPELLEKAATAAKGTFIPAEASDKASRIRGALRSLRTARRQVDTREDHVPRFLWLLVPALLLVAFDSWQLIARASTGRRDRTRRRGRTLATAAVVAPIVAASCTQAPDPAVLFAEGKVKEAIAAYRDMVEKGDTTARTLYNLGSALIGADSLNEAADRLEAVRRNSEGEVQYRARFNAGLAQLQMGRTPNNDQSEAQLAAARAAYRALLTDRPDSPDAKWNYELALRKTPPPSGGGGGGGGGGSDNKQDDQPKPQGQGGLDQRQAEALLNSAAREERDVQGKKQRQGRTPPRGKDW; from the coding sequence ATGAATCTCACGCTCCCGAACCTTCCGCCGCTTGTCTTCGACGCGCCCTGGCTGCTGATCGCGGCCGTGCTGCTGCCCCTGGCGGTGTGGGCCCTCCGGCGCACGCAGGCCAAACAGCGCGCGCTCCGACTGGCGCGGTTTGCCGAGGCGCCGGCGCTCTCGCGCCTCGTCGTGCAGGAGACCGGCCCTGAGCGCGCGCGCACCCGGCGGCTGGTCTTCGCCGCGCTCCTCTGTGGTGTCGCGCTGGCAGGACCGCGGTGGGGGCTCGCGCGCGGCCCGATGAGCTCACGCGGCATCGATATGGCCATTGCCATCGATGCTTCGCTCTCCATGATGGCGCCCGATGAGCGTCCGTCGCGCCTGGAGCGTGTCAAGCAGGAGGTGCGCCGGCTGCGCGCCATGTCGCAGGCCGATCGCGTCGCCCTGATCGCGTTCGCCGGTCGCAGCTACATCCTCACGCCGTTGACCAGCGACGATGGCGCACTCGAACTGTTCCTTGATAATCTCGATCCGAGCGTGGTTGGGCAGGCCGGAAGTGCCATCTCGCGCGCCATCCGGCAGGGCACGGAGCTGCTCCTCGCGAGCGATGGCAGCGCCGATCGCGCGCTGGTCGTGCTGAGCGACGGCGAGTCGTTCGAGTCGCCCGAAGATGTCGTGGCCGCCTCCACCGAAGCCGGCGAGAAGGGGATCAGTCTCGTCACGGTGGGCTTCGGCACCACGCAGGGGAGCACGATCCCCATCCGCGATGGCTCGGTGGTACGCCAGAAGGAAGACGAAGAAGGCCACATCGTCATCACCAAATACACGCCGGAACTGCTCGAAAAGGCGGCGACGGCCGCCAAGGGCACCTTCATTCCGGCCGAGGCGTCCGATAAGGCGTCGCGCATTCGCGGCGCCCTCCGGTCCCTGCGTACCGCGCGCCGGCAGGTCGATACGCGCGAAGATCATGTCCCGCGGTTCCTCTGGCTGCTCGTGCCGGCGCTGCTGCTCGTGGCCTTCGACAGCTGGCAGCTCATCGCGCGCGCGTCCACCGGGCGCCGCGACCGAACCCGTCGCCGGGGCCGCACGCTCGCCACCGCGGCCGTGGTCGCGCCCATCGTGGCGGCGTCGTGCACGCAGGCGCCCGATCCGGCCGTCCTCTTTGCCGAAGGCAAGGTGAAGGAAGCCATCGCCGCGTATCGCGACATGGTGGAAAAGGGCGATACTACGGCCCGCACGCTGTACAATCTCGGCAGCGCCCTCATCGGCGCCGACTCGCTCAACGAAGCAGCCGATCGTCTCGAAGCCGTGCGCCGCAACAGTGAGGGCGAGGTGCAGTATCGCGCCCGCTTCAATGCCGGTCTCGCGCAGCTGCAGATGGGGCGCACGCCCAACAACGATCAGTCGGAGGCGCAGCTCGCGGCGGCGCGCGCCGCGTATCGCGCGCTTCTCACCGATCGCCCCGACTCCCCCGACGCGAAGTGGAACTACGAACTCGCCCTGCGCAAAACGCCGCCACCGAGCGGCGGAGGGGGCGGGGGCGGCGGTGGCGGAAGCGACAACAAGCAGGATGATCAGCCCAAACCGCAGGGGCAGGGCGGGCTCGATCAGCGACAGGCCGAAGCGCTGCTCAACAGCGCCGCGCGGGAAGAGCGCGACGTGCAGGGCAAGAAGCAGCGACAGGGGCGCACACCGCCCCGCGGGAAGGACTGGTGA